One genomic segment of Brassica napus cultivar Da-Ae chromosome A3, Da-Ae, whole genome shotgun sequence includes these proteins:
- the LOC106439849 gene encoding F-box protein At2g16365-like: MSKKKESAWLGRWTQLGNEVKFYDQSSGSDSKELIRAEDKEVLPFPMFKVNTTKLQAKDDVGSSSKAMAANKRMPWMYNDDVQEKTTQNLLELMRPVRFYATVDSVQRVSGEINLPEEDGHHPQLLKGSMKLKGKIFGGYLDLFPNVDHHQHKGGGGVRLESLESSKDTKEGKNESSAETDTLEMDKLQMMHLSGSIASSSTKGKGRKGDSPVPRTEIPDMNEEPPLVMDGENSVDGHQGEETSNSATQSMNVDHFLSRGCKRVGLEQEPEASSNWVKRLKRNSFDSSGHDETKSLMKIEEEGNNNNNNLFLEILKSGINNLQPRNQEPDTPQIKGGDDDVTLQHPWIQRWCKKKDTDQPEGEDVRFETENQKEMEKKQYPSIAAMALMGKALSGLNPYGLRKTDSLMVWNARDLR, encoded by the exons ATGAGCAAGAAAAAGGAATCTGCTTGGTTAGGTCGTTGGACTCAGTTAGGTAATGAAGTGAAGTTTTATGATCAGAGTAGTGGTAGTGACTCTAAGGAGTTGATTAGGGCTGAAGATAAAGAGGTGTTGCCGTTTCCTATGTTCAAGGTCAATACTACAAAGCTTCAAGCCAAAGACGATGTGGGTTCAAGCTCGAAAGCTATGGCTGCTAATAAAAGAATGCCTTGGATGTATAATGACGATGTTCAAGAAAAGACTACACAGAACCTGCTAGAGTTGAtgagaccagtgaggttttacGCAACGGTTGATTCGGTTCAGAGAGTTTCTGGAGAGATCAACTTGCCAGAAGAAGATGGTCATCATCCTCAGCTACTGAAGGGCTCCATGAAACTCAAAGGGAAGATTTTTGGTGGGTATCTTGATCTGTTTCCTAATGTAGATCATCACCAGCataaaggaggaggaggagttaGGCTGGAGTCTCTGGAAAGCTCAAAGGATACCAAAGAAGGGAAGAATGAATCATCTGCGGAGACTGATACCTTGGAAATGGATAAACTTCAGATGATGCATCTCTCTG GCTCCATTGCTTCTTCCTCAACTAAGGGCAAAGGACGAAAAGGCGATTCGCCCGTTCCTAGGACTGAGATACCTGACATGAATGAAGAACCGCCTCTGGTTATGGATGGAGAGAACTCAGTAGATGGGCATCAGGGAGAAGAAACAAGCAACTCAGCTACTCAAAGCATGAACGTGGACCATTTTCTCTCTAGAGGCTGCAAACGTGTGGGGTTGGAACAAGAACCGGAAGCCAGCAGTAATTGGGTCAAGCGTCTGAAGAGAAACTCCTTTGATTCCAGCGGACATGATGAAACCAAGAGCCTGATGAAGATTGAAGAAGAAgggaacaacaacaacaacaacctatTCCTTGAAATCTTGAAGTCAGGTATCAACAATCTCCAACCAAGAAATCAAGAACCTGACACTCCACAAATCAAGGGAGGCGATGACGACGTCACGCTTCAGCACCCATGGATCCAGAGATGGTGCAAGAAGAAGGATACAGATCAACCAGAAGGGGAAGATGTTAGGTTTGAGACAGAGAACCAAAAGGAGATGGAGAAGAAACAGTATCCGAGTATTGCAGCTATGGCACTGATGGGGAAGGCTCTGAGCGGTTTGAACCCGTATGGTCTTAGAAAGACAGACTCTCTCATGGTCTGGAATGCTCGGGATCTTAGGTAG
- the LOC106439850 gene encoding 40S ribosomal protein S25-3 — MAPKKDKVPPPSSKPAKSGGGKQKKKKWSKGKQKEKVNNMVLFDQATYDKLLSEAPKFKLITPSILSDRLRINGSLARKAIRDLMAKGTIRMVSTHSSQQIYTRATHN, encoded by the exons ATG GCACCGAAGAAGGATAAAGTTCCACCACCGTCCTCAAAGCCCGCCAAATCCGGCGGCggaaagcagaagaagaag AAGTGGAGCAAGGGAAAGCAAAAGGAAAAGGTGAACAACATGGTTCTCTTCGATCAAGCTACTTACGACAAGCTTCTCTCCGAAGCTCCCAAGTTCAAACTCATCACTCCTTCCATCCTCTCCGACCGTCTTCGG ATCAATGGGTCACTTGCTAGGAAGGCCATTAGAGATTTGATGGCTAAAGGAACCATCAGGATGGTCTCTACTCACTCTAGCCAGCAGATTTACACTAGGGCCACCCACAACTAA